In Candidatus Abyssobacteria bacterium SURF_5, one DNA window encodes the following:
- a CDS encoding tetratricopeptide repeat protein: MRKLVGPVLVAVVLPALVLFLGCGDSNIKKAKTFHAEKQYAQAIHHYRLALESDPENQIARYGLIEAYAQEVLDMHPEKLTPEVVAGVMTELRPIAQPLMSDPNIKRYLSLIYQMIAKRYAEQGRDDLAAEAWAEVIQIEPTFAEAHFNRGLALLLVGRNEEALPNFEKSVALNPYFVKGYHAIGDVFIKLQRFDEAIQQYDKALELNPEDPAIHHNLGQAYLQKGDVDKAIAEFQNALELEPGYILAYRSLHEAYENKGDKKKMQEIDEKWKKQTENYLQALQDSGALPGEAAPGEGS; this comes from the coding sequence ATGCGAAAGTTAGTGGGTCCAGTCCTGGTGGCAGTTGTCTTGCCGGCGCTGGTATTATTTCTTGGGTGCGGCGATTCCAATATCAAGAAAGCCAAGACATTTCATGCCGAAAAGCAGTATGCGCAGGCAATCCACCATTACAGACTTGCTCTGGAAAGCGATCCCGAAAACCAGATAGCCAGGTATGGATTGATCGAGGCGTACGCCCAGGAAGTGCTCGATATGCATCCGGAAAAACTTACCCCGGAAGTTGTGGCGGGGGTAATGACCGAGTTGCGCCCAATCGCACAGCCGCTGATGTCCGACCCGAACATCAAGCGTTATCTCTCTCTGATTTATCAGATGATCGCCAAAAGGTACGCTGAGCAAGGACGTGATGACCTGGCCGCCGAGGCATGGGCAGAGGTCATCCAGATTGAACCCACATTCGCTGAAGCGCATTTTAATCGAGGTCTCGCCCTCTTGCTGGTGGGCCGCAATGAGGAAGCTTTGCCTAATTTTGAAAAATCCGTTGCCCTCAATCCGTACTTTGTGAAGGGGTATCACGCGATTGGCGACGTTTTTATCAAGTTGCAGCGGTTTGATGAAGCGATTCAACAGTACGATAAGGCATTGGAATTGAACCCGGAAGACCCTGCGATTCACCACAATCTGGGGCAAGCGTATTTACAGAAAGGTGACGTGGATAAGGCCATCGCCGAATTTCAGAATGCGCTGGAGCTAGAGCCCGGTTATATTTTAGCCTATCGCAGCCTTCATGAGGCATACGAGAATAAGGGCGATAAGAAGAAGATGCAGGAGATAGATGAAAAGTGGAAGAAGCAGACTGAAAACTACCTCCAGGCGCTGCAAGACAGCGGTGCTCTCCCCGGAGAAGCCGCTCCCGGCGAAGGATCATAA
- a CDS encoding D-tyrosyl-tRNA(Tyr) deacylase → MRAVIQRVERAGVTVAGTTAAEIGQGLLVLLGVGKEDGEEDARYMADKISGLRIFEDPEGKMNLSVHDVGGSALVVSQFTLFADCRKGRRPSFTEAGDPDLARRLYAMVIEFLRKRHVPTAEGVFQAAMQVELVNDGPVTILLDSKKSF, encoded by the coding sequence ATGCGAGCTGTAATCCAGCGGGTAGAAAGGGCAGGAGTCACCGTCGCCGGGACGACTGCCGCTGAAATCGGGCAGGGGCTGCTCGTGCTCCTCGGAGTGGGCAAAGAGGACGGCGAGGAAGACGCGCGTTACATGGCCGACAAGATATCGGGTCTCAGGATATTTGAAGACCCCGAAGGCAAAATGAATCTGTCGGTTCATGATGTGGGCGGATCGGCGCTCGTCGTCTCTCAGTTCACCCTGTTCGCCGACTGCCGGAAGGGAAGGCGCCCTTCATTCACCGAGGCCGGCGACCCGGACCTCGCGCGGCGACTGTATGCAATGGTAATTGAATTCTTGCGAAAGCGGCATGTCCCTACCGCCGAAGGTGTGTTTCAGGCTGCTATGCAAGTTGAGCTCGTAAACGACGGGCCGGTTACAATCCTCCTCGACAGCAAGAAGAGTTTCTGA
- a CDS encoding CHASE2 domain-containing protein → MLNLSEEKRQEYLQIAIGIGIGLIFFLLSFTVPYERVEFLSLDARFNLRPPIQQNPDIATIDIDDRALRDEGRWQDWTRDKHARVIDVIHSAGGAMVGVDIYFSEDSQQVVHLQDVLRASSLDEVVGSLRDYDAELAAAAKKAGSIYWGATFILNEGDGSERPSELAETNYSRLSHDVLEFLFRRGSCVVFDAKMTCSVPDAVAPQAFPIPCLVEASRGIGFAQIVREADGLVRKYPTFIQYRAPEDEEHVYLFPSMGLAMACEYLQVPLKNLRLHFNKHIEIPDAIMPDGSRRTLRIPINQRGEMIINWIGDFKDAFRHYPYSSLLQLQDRETLSRIKHFLSLQDTAIFDDPVLLMNATASAFPGVDSVPECIAAIYGARKYEEALESGTSEFSPALFQQVFAIAPEDAPALFEGQAEVFENVRGHYQMLHFLKSNPAISLEDAAKATQTNPGAVDSHYRRIQALLRAGGPQPSDRPLYFPEPVMLEGKEISLNELKGGVFFYGLTATGTHDLNPMPFNPRYPMVGAIANVFNTIVTAQFITPFASRWKLPIFVFIGFFTAYILSSRTTIRGSLFTMLFLVAYLLFAYWLFVNRRIWVDVVGPVGTILVSDAVIVWYKFNTAEKKRRFIKSAFEHYMNPAVVEQIAKNPDMLELGGKEMELTAFFSDVAGFTTISEQLNPPQLVELLNEYLTAMTDIVLKYNGLLDKYEGDAIIAVFGAPIHYSDHAAKACFVALDMQEKLKQMREGWKSEGKPQLHARVGINSGQMVVGNMGSKTRFDYTVIGDSVNLASRLEGVNKQYSTSIMISEFTYALCKSDVHVREIDLIQVKGKAKPVSIYEVLGRASESLPPGLEEVVNHYLIGLQAYRKKAWQEAIKAFEQALAAVPDDGPSLTYLNRCREYLSAPPPPDWDGVYVMTTK, encoded by the coding sequence ATGCTCAACCTTTCAGAAGAAAAACGACAGGAATACCTGCAGATCGCCATCGGAATAGGGATCGGGCTGATCTTCTTTCTGCTTTCCTTCACCGTGCCGTACGAGCGCGTTGAATTCCTCTCGCTCGACGCCAGATTTAACCTTCGCCCGCCCATACAGCAGAACCCGGATATCGCCACCATCGATATCGATGACAGGGCATTGAGGGACGAGGGCAGATGGCAGGATTGGACCCGCGACAAGCACGCTCGTGTCATCGACGTGATCCATTCAGCAGGCGGGGCCATGGTGGGCGTGGATATTTATTTCTCAGAAGACAGTCAGCAAGTTGTGCATCTCCAGGACGTCCTGCGCGCTAGCTCGCTTGATGAAGTTGTAGGTTCGCTTCGCGATTACGATGCCGAACTCGCTGCCGCTGCCAAAAAAGCAGGCAGCATCTACTGGGGCGCTACCTTCATCTTGAATGAGGGCGACGGAAGCGAGCGGCCATCAGAACTGGCCGAAACCAATTATTCAAGGTTATCGCACGACGTTCTCGAGTTCCTTTTCCGGAGAGGCTCATGTGTGGTTTTTGACGCCAAAATGACCTGCTCGGTCCCGGACGCTGTTGCGCCGCAAGCCTTTCCGATACCGTGCCTTGTCGAGGCTTCTCGCGGGATCGGATTTGCGCAGATCGTGCGAGAGGCAGACGGCCTGGTCCGCAAGTACCCCACCTTCATCCAGTATCGCGCGCCGGAGGATGAGGAGCACGTTTACCTCTTCCCATCCATGGGACTGGCTATGGCGTGCGAGTATCTCCAGGTCCCGTTGAAAAATCTCCGCCTTCACTTCAATAAGCACATCGAGATCCCTGACGCCATCATGCCCGATGGTTCCCGGCGAACTCTGCGCATACCAATCAACCAGCGCGGGGAGATGATTATCAATTGGATAGGCGATTTTAAAGACGCTTTCCGCCACTATCCATACTCCTCTCTTCTTCAGTTGCAGGACCGCGAAACCCTCAGCAGGATTAAACATTTTCTCTCGCTTCAAGACACTGCCATTTTCGATGACCCCGTCCTGCTAATGAATGCAACTGCGTCTGCTTTTCCGGGGGTTGATTCCGTTCCTGAATGTATCGCTGCCATTTACGGAGCAAGAAAATATGAGGAGGCTCTTGAATCCGGAACCAGCGAGTTCTCGCCCGCCTTGTTCCAGCAGGTTTTTGCAATCGCACCGGAGGATGCCCCCGCTCTTTTCGAAGGGCAGGCCGAGGTATTTGAAAACGTGCGCGGACACTATCAAATGTTGCATTTCCTGAAATCCAATCCGGCGATATCACTTGAGGACGCCGCCAAAGCAACTCAAACGAACCCCGGGGCGGTTGATAGTCACTACCGCCGCATCCAGGCCCTATTGCGGGCAGGCGGACCTCAGCCCTCCGACAGGCCGCTCTACTTTCCCGAGCCGGTTATGTTGGAGGGGAAAGAGATTTCCCTGAACGAGCTGAAGGGGGGAGTCTTCTTTTACGGGCTGACAGCCACAGGAACGCACGACCTCAACCCGATGCCTTTCAACCCACGCTATCCCATGGTCGGCGCCATCGCAAATGTTTTCAATACCATAGTGACCGCTCAGTTCATCACGCCCTTCGCCTCTCGATGGAAACTCCCGATCTTCGTTTTCATCGGGTTCTTTACCGCTTATATACTTTCTTCGCGAACTACCATCCGCGGGTCTCTTTTCACGATGCTATTTCTTGTTGCGTACCTCCTTTTTGCCTACTGGCTTTTTGTAAACAGGCGAATTTGGGTTGATGTGGTCGGACCCGTGGGCACTATCCTGGTGTCCGATGCCGTGATCGTCTGGTACAAATTCAATACAGCCGAAAAAAAGAGACGATTCATTAAGAGCGCCTTCGAACATTATATGAATCCCGCGGTCGTTGAACAGATTGCCAAGAATCCCGATATGCTGGAGTTGGGCGGAAAGGAAATGGAATTGACCGCCTTCTTCTCGGATGTGGCGGGATTTACGACTATATCCGAACAATTGAATCCCCCTCAGCTTGTCGAGTTGCTGAATGAATACCTGACGGCGATGACCGATATCGTACTGAAATATAACGGCCTTCTTGATAAGTACGAAGGCGACGCGATCATCGCGGTCTTCGGCGCGCCTATCCACTATTCCGACCATGCCGCAAAAGCATGCTTCGTGGCTCTTGACATGCAGGAGAAGCTCAAGCAGATGCGTGAAGGATGGAAATCCGAGGGCAAGCCCCAACTGCACGCCAGAGTCGGCATTAACTCTGGGCAAATGGTGGTCGGAAACATGGGCTCAAAAACCCGCTTCGATTATACCGTCATCGGCGATTCCGTCAATCTTGCCTCCCGGCTGGAAGGCGTCAACAAGCAGTACTCGACCAGTATTATGATCAGCGAATTCACCTATGCCCTCTGCAAATCCGACGTCCATGTGCGCGAGATTGATCTCATTCAAGTGAAGGGGAAGGCCAAACCCGTAAGCATTTATGAAGTGTTGGGACGCGCAAGCGAATCGCTTCCACCCGGGCTGGAAGAAGTGGTGAACCATTACCTGATCGGTCTGCAGGCCTACCGAAAAAAGGCCTGGCAAGAAGCGATCAAAGCCTTCGAGCAGGCCCTCGCAGCGGTTCCCGATGACGGCCCTTCGCTCACATACCTGAATCGATGCAGGGAATACCTATCCGCGCCGCCTCCCCCGGATTGGGACGGCGTCTATGTAATGACAACAAAATGA
- a CDS encoding glycosyltransferase family 2 protein has product MFIVSHPTRPCVFTAGDTDSASFPAPKISVVVPVFNEKETLETLLDRVEQTNFDKEIIIVDDGSTDGTREILKNKFEDKYTVLYHQQNMGKGAALQSGFDQVTGDIVIIQDADLEYDPSDYGKLIEPIVRGNADVVFGSRFLGGPHRVLFFWHYMGNRILTLFSNLLNNLNLSDMETCYKAFRSDILKTLRLRSKRFGFEPEFTAKVARRRLKIYEVPISYYGRTYEEGKKITWKDGFSAIYCIIRYRFFE; this is encoded by the coding sequence ATGTTTATCGTAAGCCATCCTACAAGGCCCTGTGTGTTTACGGCAGGCGATACTGATTCGGCGTCCTTCCCCGCCCCCAAAATATCTGTTGTCGTTCCCGTCTTTAACGAGAAGGAGACGCTTGAAACATTGTTGGATCGTGTCGAGCAAACCAATTTTGATAAGGAAATTATCATTGTCGACGATGGATCGACGGACGGCACGCGCGAAATTCTCAAGAATAAATTCGAAGACAAATATACCGTTCTTTATCATCAGCAAAACATGGGCAAGGGCGCAGCGCTCCAGTCAGGATTTGACCAGGTAACCGGTGACATTGTCATCATTCAGGATGCAGATCTGGAGTATGATCCTTCCGATTATGGAAAGCTCATCGAGCCGATCGTCCGTGGCAACGCAGATGTTGTTTTCGGCTCGAGATTCCTCGGCGGGCCTCACCGCGTCCTCTTCTTCTGGCACTACATGGGCAACAGGATCCTTACCCTGTTTTCCAACTTGCTCAACAATCTGAACCTTTCAGACATGGAAACCTGTTATAAGGCCTTTAGAAGCGACATCCTGAAAACGTTGCGTCTTCGCTCGAAGCGGTTCGGATTTGAGCCGGAATTCACCGCCAAAGTGGCTCGCCGGCGTCTGAAGATCTACGAGGTCCCCATCTCCTACTACGGCCGTACTTATGAGGAAGGGAAGAAGATCACGTGGAAGGACGGGTTCTCCGCCATTTACTGTATCATCCGGTACAGGTTCTTTGAGTAA
- a CDS encoding tetratricopeptide repeat protein, translating into MKLNRIWLALAAALVLFAGCAEKQPPLFQLIKLFQEEKFDQTIALAEKLTAENPDNSQAHRFLIRAAREQNALNSYKEKYEKLVQENPQIAGYHFGLGYICIQVDEYEKGLAELEKATELNPSIDYAHYAIGWTHLRSNYSNADPEKGLAAWKKEEQLNPKSLGALQVYNDRADYYLRKGDAAAAEKDYEKITLYAFAPGDIAGARTYISQIRTYRDELARLEADVKDKPDDASLRMQLGVLQYKNNKIDEAINTWLKASELQPDNVDVRNYLGKALLERQRFAEAADQFLKVLEIDPNMATAYYNLAVAQELLGKPESAVQNYKKYIELNPMAPKLEDVKQRITNLEDSTGVTEG; encoded by the coding sequence ATGAAACTGAACAGGATTTGGCTTGCATTGGCCGCCGCCCTTGTCCTCTTTGCAGGATGCGCGGAGAAACAACCCCCCCTTTTCCAACTGATCAAGCTGTTCCAGGAGGAGAAATTCGACCAAACCATTGCGCTTGCTGAAAAACTGACCGCCGAAAATCCGGACAACTCGCAGGCGCATCGGTTTCTCATTCGGGCCGCGCGCGAGCAAAATGCTTTGAACAGTTATAAGGAAAAATATGAGAAGCTGGTCCAGGAAAATCCGCAGATCGCCGGTTATCATTTCGGACTCGGGTACATTTGCATCCAAGTGGACGAGTATGAGAAAGGATTGGCTGAGCTCGAGAAAGCGACGGAACTGAATCCGTCCATCGATTACGCGCACTATGCCATCGGCTGGACTCATCTTCGCTCCAATTACAGTAATGCCGATCCCGAGAAAGGCCTGGCCGCATGGAAGAAGGAAGAACAACTGAATCCAAAATCTCTCGGTGCGCTCCAGGTATATAATGACAGAGCTGATTATTATCTGCGGAAAGGCGATGCCGCTGCCGCCGAAAAAGATTATGAGAAAATCACCCTCTACGCCTTCGCCCCCGGCGACATTGCCGGCGCCAGGACCTATATCAGCCAAATCCGAACCTACCGAGATGAACTTGCCCGGCTTGAGGCCGACGTGAAGGATAAACCGGACGACGCCTCCCTCCGCATGCAACTGGGTGTCCTCCAGTACAAAAACAACAAGATCGATGAAGCCATCAATACCTGGTTGAAGGCTTCCGAATTGCAGCCGGATAACGTCGATGTGCGAAATTATCTCGGAAAGGCGCTCCTCGAAAGACAACGTTTTGCCGAGGCCGCCGACCAGTTCCTCAAAGTACTCGAGATAGATCCCAACATGGCCACCGCCTACTACAATCTTGCCGTCGCGCAGGAATTGTTGGGGAAGCCGGAGAGCGCCGTACAAAACTACAAGAAGTACATCGAACTGAATCCCATGGCCCCCAAACTTGAGGACGTAAAACAGCGTATCACAAATCTGGAGGACTCTACCGGCGTGACGGAAGGATGA